AACTGCAATCACCGCATCGTGCAGATTTCCAAGGTGATCCTGAAAAGCTTTAAGCTCCTTAATCAGGTCTTTTATATCTTCCCCAAGTACGCTCTCAAAAAATTCGAGAGTATAACGCATTTCCTTGGCTGCAATCCTGAGCCTGTGCAGGCGTTCAACAGGAAGATAAGGTCCCTCTACCCATTCGGAGTAAGCATTGATATCTGCTAAACGTGCATAAAGGATAGACGGAAGAACATCTTTTACCCTGTGTGGCAAAGCGTCATGTTTTTCGTTAGTTGCAGGACGGATCAAGCTCTCTGGGGAGGCAAGTGCATCCGAAAACTCCTTCTTGAAAGTCCGGTATTTTTCTCTTTCAAGATAATCAAGCATATTTTTCCTGGCTTTTTCTCGCTCGTCGGCAAGCACTGCAAAAAGCGGGTCCAGATCATGCTCATGTCCAGGAGGAAGGGTTTTCAGGTATTCTTCGGTTTTTTCGCGGAAAACGTCGAGATCCCTGACCTTTCCAAGTGAACTAAGGGTTCTTCTGAGTCCTTTGAGGTGAGGTTCAAACTGTCTGGAATCAAGATAAGTCTCAAAAACCTTTGCTGCCGCTCTCATTCTGCGGACTGCGACCCTCATGTTGTGTAGTTCTTCAATGTCTTTTCCTTTTATAGTTCCTCTCTCATAGGATAGCATGCTGGAAAATTGATTATAAAGTATCCTGCAGGCAAGCCCTGCCATAGAGTCAGCAGGTTTGACAGTTATCTCTGCAAGTGCTCTGCACTTTCTCTTTTCTTGTTTCTTTTCTTTTTCAGCTTTTCTTCCTTCTGTTTTTCTCTCTTCTAGCTCTTTCTCTTCTCTGGGCTGCTCCTTTTCTGTCTTTTTCTTTTCTCTGGATTGATTTTTCTCTGTTTTTTTCTCCTTTCCAGCCGGTTTCTTTGTTCCTATTTCCTTTGCTTCGGATTTGTTTTCGTCCAGGGGTTCTTCTTCCTCAGTAACCTGAGAAAATATAATTTTGCTTCCGTAGAGAAATTTCCAGAGCTTACTTCTCGCCTCAAACTTTTTTGCAGCTTTTTCAGTTATAGTTCCTGTTATTTCTATTTCAAGAGCGTCTTTAAGCTGCCTTGTCTTTATAGGTCGGGCATCGGAAGCTTCGAGAAGGGCTGCAATTGACATAATGGCTGCAAGCACCAGGGCTTTACTTTGGAAATCGGGGGGCAGCTTCGTATGGAAACTTTTAAAGACTGAGCTTAGATCTTTTTCGTTTAAACACGAATCCTGAATTTCAGCGATCAGGGCGAGCATCAAATTCTCGTGGAGCCTGAGTCCCTTTATGGAGTGAGTCATGAAGATTTCTCTATTTATACGGGCGCTCTCTTCAGGGAAGATTGAGTTACCCGCATCCTTCAGGAGAGCTGCAATCCCGAGGAGCTTTCTCTCCTCCTGTCCAAGTCCGTGGCATAAAAGCAGTTCATCAAAAAGTGTAAGAGCGTATTCCCTGGTTTTTTCTGCCCTGATTTTATTTATCCCATAATACTCAAGCAGGCTTTCAGTGTCCCATTGCTTAAATTCTATTGCTTCCTTTTCATTTCTCAAAACAAAGTTTTTCCCGGATTGGAGATGGAACTCACGGTCTTTTTCTTTATATGTGGCAAAAGGAAAAATAGAAAGCCTTTTTTCTTTAAATTCTGAGTGCAAGGCTTTGATTTCACCTTTAGAGACATTTAGAAGCCTGCTGAGCTCCTCGCAGGTCTGCCCCCGGTCGAGTCCTGCTAAAATTTGAGCCTGTTTTCCATATACATTTTTCTGATCTGCAAGCTGTGAGCAAAAAGCCCTTTCTCTCAAACTAAGCAAGGTTTTCTCAGGAAGTTTTTCCATGAAAAGAAAGGCTCTCTCGAACTTGGAAAAAGGGCTTTCTGTCAGGTTATAGTGCTTGAGCAGGAAATTCCGTATATTCTCAAGATCCTCAGAGTTTCCTTCGCTTTTAAGTTCGACTTCAAATTCATTATAATATTTTTCTCTGCCTCCACTTCTCAGGTTTACCCTATCCAGGTAAGCTTCTGCTACAAACCTATTCCTTATTTTTATCTGGCGTGTAATCCTTTTCTGTTTGAGGGACAGAAGTGGAAAAAGCTCAAGTCCGGCTGTAAGCTCCAGAACCATATTTCTGATACGGAAATCAGGACATTCGATCACGGATTTCCCCTCAGGTAGGAAACTTACATACTCCTCTCGCCTGTGAGTCCCACTTTCAAAACCTCCCAGACTTTTAATAGTTACCCAGCTTCCATCTTCTCCAAATGTTTTTCTGACCCGCAGATAATAACCTGAAGCCATAATAGCCCGATTTTCAGTATCAAAAAAAATGTCCTCGTTTAACTGGATTTTTGGCTCAGAGAGGGTGTATGAAGCAAGCTCAGAGAGGCTTTCTAGAGCCTGAAAATCCGCTTCTTCAGTTACCAGAAACTTCGACTCTATCTCCATACTTATTCTCTTCCCCCCGAGATGCCGCCCGAGTCCTGATCCAAGGGAATGGTTATTTTTTTATGAAATATTGAGTTAATTTCTAAAACTGTTTATACCTCGAATTCCGTTCAGGGAGGACGAAACCCTTTTGTGAGGAATTAACTTAATCTCTTCAACCGCTGGTATTTTTCTTTATCTATAGAGTTAAGATTAAATTGATATATAGACATATGTTTAAAAACTGCGATATTTTGGTTAAGATATTATATATCTCAGCTTCTATATAGTTATTTTTAAGCTATTTTTCTGATTTTATTTTTAAGTTATTTTTTGATTTTTTTAGGTTATTTTTTGATTTTCTTGGATTATTTTTTGATTTTTTTGAATTATTTTTTCGTTTATTTCCTGTAATAACTGCTCAAAATCCTCGTAAACAAATCTAGTGTTATTCCTTTTATCTGCTGGAAGTAATTAATTCACGGTATTTTCTGTTGATAACCTCTAGTTGATTCTGCGGTTCAGTGGCTGTAATGAATGAAAATTCAAAAAAGCTAAACGTAGTAAAGCATATTTATTAAAAATTTAAAAATGGCTATATATTTATCAACGCTTAAGCTTCTAAAGAGTAAATTAGCTCGTAATTAACTTCATTATCTTGATTAAATAAAGCCAAAATATAATAAAGTCAAAATATATCAAATCAAATTAGAACATTTAAAGTCCTTACTAGAATTATTGCGTTTAAAATTAGTAGGGATTCAGCAGTCCATAATTGAGAATTATCTTATTAAAATCTATAAAATATCCATGTGAAGCGCAGCCAGTGGAAATTGTTGAGAGATAATCGTTACTGAAAAAAAGAATTTTTAGATTTGTATGCTGGCGTAAGTGATGATAAACTGGATTTAAAAATAGTGGATCTAGATGAAAATGAATGTTCAAAAATCGTACGTTCCCAGACTGGAGGTCGATAAAAATAGGTGGGTTGATAAAAGCTGAACTAAATCCACACGGTATCTGGTATGATAGCGAAGTGAGGCAGATAATATGATAAGTAAGGAGTGCGCAAAAATATATGCAAATGTATACAGCGCATACATCTATGTAAAATTAAAAACCCTTGGACCTATAGTGGTTGCGAGTACAAAACTAGGGATCTCAAATCACGGATTTGATTGCCCTGTGTGTGGGTACAGCGGTCCCTTTTTAAATATCCGAAGGAAAAACGCATCCTGCCCACAATGTGGTTCTGCTGAAAGACATCGCCTTCAATTTCTTGTGATTCAAAAATTGCAGAAAAAATATGATTTTTCAAAGATGGCTATGCTGCATGTGGCTCCTGAAGAATGTTTCTATAAATTGTTCAAAAAACTATTTGCAAAATATACAACAATTGATATAGAAAGAAAAATATAGATTATCAAGCAGATCTTTGCGACCTTCCATTTAAAGATAGTTCTTATGACTGTGTTTTTGCCTCTCATGTACTTGAACATATAAAAGAAGATAGAAAAGCCATTTCTGAGATAAGGAGGGTGTTGAAGCCTGGTGGTTTTGCTATTCTCCCTGTCCCAGTAACAGTACAAAGAACAATTGAATATCCAGAGCCAAATCCATATGAAGAGTATCATGTAAGGGCGCCAGGGTTGGATTACTCAGATAGGTATTTAGAATATTTTTCGCGTTTGAAAACGTGGAGTTCTGATGACTTCTCAAAGAAATATCAACTATATGCTGGAGAAAAACTTGTTGAGTATACCCCAGTTTGTTTCGTCTAAAGTGATTGAGTTTTTACGACGGAAGAATGGAGAAGGTACATTCCCTTCTTAAACAGCCTGTGCAGACCAGTAAACAGTCGTATCAAATGTTTAAGTGATCCATAAGTTTTTATTTCCTGTCCCTTTGATTCATTAAGCTTTGTTCCAGCTAAAAACGCTTTCATAGCCCTGCGCATTTAACATTCTTAACTTTATTACCAAACTTTCAATATCACTAAGCTTTTCAACTATTAGATAACAGATTAACTAAACTATGGAGTAACTTCCCTTGACAGGTAATGATATACTACTCTGGGATGAAACCCTATTTAAAGACCCCTCTGTGCTTGAGCCTGATTATCTTCCTGATTATTTTCCTCATAGGGAATCCCAGTTGAATGCGCTCAAATTCGCGCTCAAGCCAGCCCTGCGCGGTATGCGACCTTTGAATTGTTTGCTTGTAGGTCCTCCCGGAACAGGAAAAACCAGTGCGGTTATGAAGATATTCAGGGAAGTTGAAGCCCATGCACCTGGTGTCGTTACCGTTAAAGTCAACTGTCAGATTGATTCCACGCGTTTTGCAGTAATATCCAGAATTTACAGGAAGCTTTTTGGGATTTCTCCTCCCAACTCGGGGGTTGCATTCAGGAAGATCTTTGAAACCGTTGTTAATTTCCTTGTTTCTTCAGAAAAAGTTCTGCTTGTTGCTCTGGACGACCTCAACTATCTCTGCTATGAAGGGCATGCCAATGAAGTGATGTACTCGCTTTTAAGGGCACATGAACAGTACCCTGGAGCGAAGATAGGAGTAATCGGGATTGTAAATGACGCCTCGGATCTTTACTGCCTGGATTCCAGGGTTAATTCGGTTTTCCTGCCTGAAGATATTCCTTTTCCGAGATATGGAAGTGGTGAGATTCTTGATATTCTAAAAGATCGCGTAAAGTACGGCTTTTATCCCAGGGTAATTTCTGACGAGCTGCTGGAACTTATTGTCTCGTATGTAGAAAGGACTGGAGACCTCAGGGTTGGAATCGACCTTCTCAAACGTTCTGGTTTTAATGCTGAGCGCAGAGGAAGTCGCACAATCTCTTCTGAAGATGTGGAAAAAGCTTACGAAGCATCCAAGCTGCTCCATCTCTGCAGGGGTATAAGCCTCTTGTCTGATCCCGAAAAGCGTCTGCTCGAATTAGTAGCAAGAAAAGGAGAAATCCAGGCAGGTGAGCTTTACAAAGCTTTCCGTGAATTAACGCAGCTAGGATACACACGTTTTTATGGAATTGTCAACAAACTTCAGGCGCTTAATTACATAGATGCGGATTTTACAGGCAAGGGACAGAGAGGCAGGACAAGAATTATAAAAACAAAATTCGAAACTGAGGATGTTCTTAATTGCCTTGAAAAAAAGTGAGAGCGGAATTTGAATAAAAACCTCTGGATCTCAGAAATTAAAATGCCTGAAAAGAGGGGAGATTCACATGGGCTTTGATGAGAAGCCAGAAAAGAGTTTTTCAGACTTTAATTTCTGAGGGTTAAAAGGAGGACACGGCATGAAAACCGTGCCTTTTTCCTGTTTATCCCTAATTGTTTTATGATTTATTTTTCAGGATTACATCATTGGAGGCATTCCGCCCATTCCACCTTGCCCGCCTGGCATTCCACCTTGCCCGCCTGGCATTCCACCTTCTTCTGGGCCTGGGGTTGTACGGGTGGAAGCTATGACATCATCGATCCTGAGGATCATAACAGCAGACTCGGTAGCTGCATTGATAACCTGGGTCTTGACTCTGAGAGGTTCAACTACGAAGTCTTTCCACATGTCAACGACTTTTCCTTCAAAAACGTTGAGTCCTGCGGTTTTTAAGCCTTTCTCGTGCTGGGAGCGAAGCTCCATAAGCATGTCAATGGGGTCAAGTCCTGCATTCTCTGCAAGGGTTCTTGGAATGATTTCGAGAGCTTCGGCATAGGCTTTGACTGCAAGCTGCTCTCTACCTTCGAGGGTAGCTGCATATTCCTGGAGCCTGAGTGCAACCTCAACTTCTGGAGAACCGCCGCCTGCAACGAGCTTTTCGTCCTCGATTGCAACGCCGACAACACGCAGGGCATCCTCAAGAGCGCTGTCAATACTGTCAACTACATGCTCTGTGCCGCCACGCAGCAGGATGGTTACAGCTTTCGGGTTGTCACAACCTGTGACAAAGGTCATACTGTCGCCGCCAATCTTCCTCTCTTCCACGAGTTCTGCATATCCGAGGTCTTCGGGAGTGATCTCGTCCAAGTTGGTAATCAGTTTGCCGCCTGTTGCTCTGGCAAGCTTTTCCATGTCGCTCTTCTTAATTCTGCGTACAGCAAAGATACCTGCTTTTGCAAGGTAGTGCTGGGCAAGCTCTTCAATTCCTTTCTGGCAGAAGACAACATTTGCTCCGCTGTCGATAACCTTCTGGACGAGCTTCTTGAGCATCTGCTCTTCCTGATCAAGGAAAGACTGGAGCTGGTCAGGAGAGGTTATGGAGATTTCTGCATCGACTTCGGTGTCCTTGATTTCGATTGCGGTATTGAGAAGAAGGATTTTTGCGTCCTTGACTTTTTCAGGCATGTTGGGGTGAATTCTCTCCTTATCAATAATCATTCCCCGGATAAGCTCGGAATCCTCTACCCTGCCGCCGACCTTCTTCACAACATTGATGTTTTCCTTGTCAACGGTTACTTTTCCGTTTGTGTCCACAACGCTTGTAACGGCATCTACGGCAATCTCGGAGAGGAGTCTCTTGGAGGATTCTGCACCCTTTCCAGTCATTGCGGTTTCAGCGATGCTGATTAAAAGGTCCCGGTTAGACATCTCTACTGTCATTGCCAGGGAGTTCAGGACTTCTACGGCTTTATCTGCTGCAAGCCTGTACCCTGAGGCGATGATTGTTGGGTGAATTTCCTGCTCGATTAAATCTTCAGCTTTGGTTAAGAGCTGGCCTGCGACCACAGCTGCACTGGTAGTGCCGTCTCCGACTTCTTCATCCTGGGTCTTTGCTACTTCAACTACCATCTTTGCTGCAGGGTGTTCAATGTCCATCTCTTTGAGAATGGATGCCCCATCGTTTGTAATAATCACATCACCCATGGAGTCCACGAGCATCTTATCCATGCCTTTTGGTCCAAGGGTTGTTCTAACGGCTTCGGCTACTGCCTTTGCAGCCATAATATTGTTACTCTGGGCATCCCTGCCTCTGGTTCGCTTACTTCCTTCTTTTAAAATGAATATTGGCTGACCTGCCATGATTTAATCCTCCATTAGTGTGAGTTTGGAATAGCTCTGATTAAAATCGCATTTTACATGTTTGTACTTCTATATAAACTCATCCCACTGAAGGCTCTGAATAATATGGATTTTATTTACAGCTTCTTTCAAACAAATGTCAGGATAAAACAGTCCCATATTCGGGTTTTTACGGGAAAACAATATCATCACAAAATCTTGGTTTTAAGGGCAGTAGAATGGTTCCATCGCTCCCTACTTTCTTGTTTCGGGAAGTTTAGAAAGAACATCTTCTATTTCGATCGTTTTCTTAAAAGAAAGCCCAAGTGGAACTTCAAAGTCTTCATATCCACTATGCTTTCTTGAGCCCTTGCACCCGAATGATAAGCCTATGCCCTGCCTGTAGGCAAGTACGGTACAGTCCCCGCAAATAGAGGCTGCACCTATAGTATCCAATACGGTTCTCTTTCCTTCCGAATAGGCACTCGCCTGAACAATGCGCATAGCTTTTTCAGGCTTAAGAAAAAGAATCATCACATCAAAATTACCTTTATTCAGGGACAGGGGCTCTATTTTTATAAAGCAAAACTTTTTTTCCAATCTCGGAAGTGATAAAGCTGCATTTTCCGCAGCCTTCCAGTCCTTATATCTTCCGGAGTTCAGATAGTAAGCAGCAGGACTCTTCTCTGAGAAACCCAGTACATAATCTCCTGGGGGGCATCCCTGCCCAGAGATAAGGAACTCTTCTCCCATACGGGCTTTCTGCACAAGTTCGCAAAAAAGAAAGCGGGATTTTTCAGGAGAATTTTCATCTCCTCCTGTTTCAAAAGTTACACACACAGGTTCGCCGGTTTCCATCAACCGGCTGAGCTCAGGATATCTCGAGAAGGGGCTTTTTCGGGTTTGCATGCGCTTGCTCCTTTTTTCTGGCATTCAGAAGAATTCCGCTTTTACAGATGTGAAAACCGGGCCTCTCATATCTATTTTTTTCTTTTTGCCCGTGATATAACGCTGAGCAACAGAACCTATTTTCAGATTGATTTCTGAAGGAACTTTGACGACTCTTACCCTGACAATGTGCTCGGTCGCTCCCGACATTGCAGCTTCTTCAATCTCCCTGGCAGCCTGGGCTGCAAATGCTTCTATGAAACGGATTCCTGCTCTTGCAGAGTGGTTTTCAAAGGCTTTTTGCCACTTTTTAGTGTTTGGAATTCCCAGGAGGTCTCCCTGATAGGCTACAACCTCATTGAAAGCCGCAGGTCCGCAAAGCTTTGTATTTTCTTCAGGCTCGATCACGGAAACTTTTACTTTTCTGCCGCAGACTTCTCCCTCCCAGGCAGGGAATTCACAGGGACTGGGTTCATCTCCATGAAGTTCGCACTGGGAAACAATTGCAGCTGCAATTGCAATACCTTCTTGAGTTTCAGGCATTTTATCTACGAAAACCTGTTTTGCAAGTTCACCATCTGACATTTCCCATTCTGTATACTGCGGAATCTGAGGATAAGAAAGGGAACGTACATCAGGGGCATCATGCAGAATCATTGCCAGCCTTTCCACTCCAAGCCCGAGGTTCATGACAGGATATGGGATATCATATTCTGCAAGAGCTGTTGGGGAATATATTCCGAAAGTTGCAATCTCAATCCAGCCGTCCGAGTATTTTGAATTAGAGCCTACAAGTTTCGGATGGAAGGCAAATACCTCGGTTTGAGTGTCAGGAACATAGTACTTACTACGTTTTTCATCGGGTCTGAAAATGAATTTTTCAAATCCAAACTGGGAAAGCAGTCCTTCTGCAACAGCTTTTCCGTGATCAACAGTAACATCCTCATCCATTATTACGCAGGAAGCCGAATAGTAGGTCATGAGCCTTGAGGCATCCTCCTGCTGTTCTCGCCTGAAACAGCGATCTATGGAGAAAAAATGGAAAGGAGGCTCCTGCCTCTCAAGGAGGGCACCAAGGGAAATGAACCAGCCGCTAGTCATGTGGCTGCGGAGTGTCTTTCTGCTTGCTTGCGGCACAAGCTCTTTAAACTCAGGAAAAACCCTGTCAATCATATCGGCAACAAGGGCATCGGATACTCCAAGCATCGCTGATATCTCAGGTACAAGATCGTCTCCATCAATCTTTCCTTTTTTATATGAATGGAGAACCTGCCTGATCTTATTTATCCCTTCATCGCCTATATCTCCGAGAATTTCTTTTATCTGCGCGATGCGCTCATCGGAAATTCCAACATTAGGCCTTGGCAAACCTGCAAGATAGAAACAGCGATCCAGAACTGCAAGAGCCTCGCTTCCGAACTGTTTGTGTACCTCTTTATCATCTACAATCAGAGGATTCATCATCTCTTCAAAACCCATTCTCAGATAGGCTTCTCTGAGTTTCTGGATTGTATCGTAAACCGGATGTGCTTTTCCATATCTCAGAGTGATTCTGGGGTAACGTTCGTTGAGAGTAGGTATCCTGACCAGTTTTTTACCTTCGTTCCAGGTAAGGTCGAAGTTCTCTCTTGCATCCTTTTTAATTTTTTCCGGATCAAATTTCATGTATATCCTCTTATAACAGATTATTGAAATTTATGTCTTATAACAGACTAATGAAATTTATGTCTTAACTGGAATTCTAAATCGATATACTGGAAGTTTAAACAGATCTGCTGAAACTTTCTGTGAAACTGGAATTCTAAATAGGTTCAGAGAAATTCTAAATTAGTCAATTTGGAGAAAATCTCATTCATAAAACTTAAATAGTTAAACAGTTAAACTGCTAAACAGCTGAGTAATTGTTAAAACAATAAACGGTTTAATAGTTATCGGGTAAGTTTTACATTAACGGGTTGCAATTTAATCTTCTATTCTAACTCTCAAAGTTCAAAAAATGCTAGACTATTCAATGTTTTACATTCCTTCTATCTAAACTTATCTAAAGCCTGTAAATTTCTCTAAAATCTCTAAAATTTTCTAAGATCTGTAAATTTGTCTAAAATCTGTAAATTTGTCTAAAATCTGTAAATTTGTCTAAAATCTGTAAATTTGTCTAAAATCTGTAAATTTGTCTAAAGTCTGGATTCTAGATTATGCATCGCGGTTTCAAGCTTTTTCTGACCAATTGCATTGACAACATCGCCGCGTGTCTTTTCTAAAAGGGAGCGGGACACATCGGTTTTTCTTCTCAGTCCCCTGGTTATGGCATCTGGATAGTCAAAGTCCATAAGCATTGCATGAATGTTTTCCATGATGCCTAAAAACGTTTCGGCTTTTTCAAAAGATTCATCCCTTATAAGATCAAGGACATGTCTCCTGAGTTCACCTACAACGTCCCCAAGACCGTTAAGATAGGCTGCGTATTCAACTCTTAAGTCATCAGGAGAGGGAATATTTTTGTCTTCCTTAAACAGGCTGCTGAGGACTGAGACTTCCGCATATTCCTGCTGGGCATGCTCTACAAAGCCTGCATGATAAATGTCGGCATGCCCCTTGAAAAGAACCTTAAGTTTCTCAAGCGCTTCTCCAGCAGCTTTAATACTTTTGTCCGCCTTCTCGAAGTCCTGATTATGAAGGGCAAATGAGGCTGTCCTGCATTCCCTGACAACTTCGCGGGAGATCTTCAATCCTTCTTCCCTTATACTATCTTTAACCTCAAAATTTTCCCTTATTCGGGCAGAAATCTCTTCAAACATAATTTTATACCCCCTTTAATGCTTCTCAGCCTCTTTATAGTTATCTTCTCTACTAAAAATGAGTGCTCTTACATTCTATCTGTTTTGTTTTTCATTTATTTTGTATAACTCATATATTTTAATATATTTTATATATTTTAATCTCTTTTTTGAGATTCCAGAAATACTCCTAAGAAAATTTATTCAACTGTATCATGTTTATGATAATGTACCAACGGTAGATTATCTCATTGTGCTAGCCGAATTAGAATTTGTCTATTCTCTTCCGAATATTAAACTCAATCTAAAAATAAAAATACTTTAAAAAATATTTAA
The Methanosarcina thermophila TM-1 genome window above contains:
- a CDS encoding CYTH and CHAD domain-containing protein; the encoded protein is MEIESKFLVTEEADFQALESLSELASYTLSEPKIQLNEDIFFDTENRAIMASGYYLRVRKTFGEDGSWVTIKSLGGFESGTHRREEYVSFLPEGKSVIECPDFRIRNMVLELTAGLELFPLLSLKQKRITRQIKIRNRFVAEAYLDRVNLRSGGREKYYNEFEVELKSEGNSEDLENIRNFLLKHYNLTESPFSKFERAFLFMEKLPEKTLLSLRERAFCSQLADQKNVYGKQAQILAGLDRGQTCEELSRLLNVSKGEIKALHSEFKEKRLSIFPFATYKEKDREFHLQSGKNFVLRNEKEAIEFKQWDTESLLEYYGINKIRAEKTREYALTLFDELLLCHGLGQEERKLLGIAALLKDAGNSIFPEESARINREIFMTHSIKGLRLHENLMLALIAEIQDSCLNEKDLSSVFKSFHTKLPPDFQSKALVLAAIMSIAALLEASDARPIKTRQLKDALEIEITGTITEKAAKKFEARSKLWKFLYGSKIIFSQVTEEEEPLDENKSEAKEIGTKKPAGKEKKTEKNQSREKKKTEKEQPREEKELEERKTEGRKAEKEKKQEKRKCRALAEITVKPADSMAGLACRILYNQFSSMLSYERGTIKGKDIEELHNMRVAVRRMRAAAKVFETYLDSRQFEPHLKGLRRTLSSLGKVRDLDVFREKTEEYLKTLPPGHEHDLDPLFAVLADEREKARKNMLDYLEREKYRTFKKEFSDALASPESLIRPATNEKHDALPHRVKDVLPSILYARLADINAYSEWVEGPYLPVERLHRLRIAAKEMRYTLEFFESVLGEDIKDLIKELKAFQDHLGNLHDAVIAVDLLSSYLRTGEWGPVENEKNSGKKKFLAGAEGIEAYLAYREEELQTLLNTFPEAWKRIRNGNFRERIESAIKNLY
- a CDS encoding translin family protein, with product MFEEISARIRENFEVKDSIREEGLKISREVVRECRTASFALHNQDFEKADKSIKAAGEALEKLKVLFKGHADIYHAGFVEHAQQEYAEVSVLSSLFKEDKNIPSPDDLRVEYAAYLNGLGDVVGELRRHVLDLIRDESFEKAETFLGIMENIHAMLMDFDYPDAITRGLRRKTDVSRSLLEKTRGDVVNAIGQKKLETAMHNLESRL
- the thsB gene encoding thermosome subunit beta, which gives rise to MAGQPIFILKEGSKRTRGRDAQSNNIMAAKAVAEAVRTTLGPKGMDKMLVDSMGDVIITNDGASILKEMDIEHPAAKMVVEVAKTQDEEVGDGTTSAAVVAGQLLTKAEDLIEQEIHPTIIASGYRLAADKAVEVLNSLAMTVEMSNRDLLISIAETAMTGKGAESSKRLLSEIAVDAVTSVVDTNGKVTVDKENINVVKKVGGRVEDSELIRGMIIDKERIHPNMPEKVKDAKILLLNTAIEIKDTEVDAEISITSPDQLQSFLDQEEQMLKKLVQKVIDSGANVVFCQKGIEELAQHYLAKAGIFAVRRIKKSDMEKLARATGGKLITNLDEITPEDLGYAELVEERKIGGDSMTFVTGCDNPKAVTILLRGGTEHVVDSIDSALEDALRVVGVAIEDEKLVAGGGSPEVEVALRLQEYAATLEGREQLAVKAYAEALEIIPRTLAENAGLDPIDMLMELRSQHEKGLKTAGLNVFEGKVVDMWKDFVVEPLRVKTQVINAATESAVMILRIDDVIASTRTTPGPEEGGMPGGQGGMPGGQGGMGGMPPMM
- a CDS encoding class I SAM-dependent methyltransferase encodes the protein MDYQADLCDLPFKDSSYDCVFASHVLEHIKEDRKAISEIRRVLKPGGFAILPVPVTVQRTIEYPEPNPYEEYHVRAPGLDYSDRYLEYFSRLKTWSSDDFSKKYQLYAGEKLVEYTPVCFV
- a CDS encoding ORC1-type DNA replication protein, translating into MTGNDILLWDETLFKDPSVLEPDYLPDYFPHRESQLNALKFALKPALRGMRPLNCLLVGPPGTGKTSAVMKIFREVEAHAPGVVTVKVNCQIDSTRFAVISRIYRKLFGISPPNSGVAFRKIFETVVNFLVSSEKVLLVALDDLNYLCYEGHANEVMYSLLRAHEQYPGAKIGVIGIVNDASDLYCLDSRVNSVFLPEDIPFPRYGSGEILDILKDRVKYGFYPRVISDELLELIVSYVERTGDLRVGIDLLKRSGFNAERRGSRTISSEDVEKAYEASKLLHLCRGISLLSDPEKRLLELVARKGEIQAGELYKAFRELTQLGYTRFYGIVNKLQALNYIDADFTGKGQRGRTRIIKTKFETEDVLNCLEKK
- a CDS encoding DUF169 domain-containing protein; the protein is MQTRKSPFSRYPELSRLMETGEPVCVTFETGGDENSPEKSRFLFCELVQKARMGEEFLISGQGCPPGDYVLGFSEKSPAAYYLNSGRYKDWKAAENAALSLPRLEKKFCFIKIEPLSLNKGNFDVMILFLKPEKAMRIVQASAYSEGKRTVLDTIGAASICGDCTVLAYRQGIGLSFGCKGSRKHSGYEDFEVPLGLSFKKTIEIEDVLSKLPETRK
- the sepS gene encoding O-phosphoserine--tRNA ligase; amino-acid sequence: MKFDPEKIKKDARENFDLTWNEGKKLVRIPTLNERYPRITLRYGKAHPVYDTIQKLREAYLRMGFEEMMNPLIVDDKEVHKQFGSEALAVLDRCFYLAGLPRPNVGISDERIAQIKEILGDIGDEGINKIRQVLHSYKKGKIDGDDLVPEISAMLGVSDALVADMIDRVFPEFKELVPQASRKTLRSHMTSGWFISLGALLERQEPPFHFFSIDRCFRREQQEDASRLMTYYSASCVIMDEDVTVDHGKAVAEGLLSQFGFEKFIFRPDEKRSKYYVPDTQTEVFAFHPKLVGSNSKYSDGWIEIATFGIYSPTALAEYDIPYPVMNLGLGVERLAMILHDAPDVRSLSYPQIPQYTEWEMSDGELAKQVFVDKMPETQEGIAIAAAIVSQCELHGDEPSPCEFPAWEGEVCGRKVKVSVIEPEENTKLCGPAAFNEVVAYQGDLLGIPNTKKWQKAFENHSARAGIRFIEAFAAQAAREIEEAAMSGATEHIVRVRVVKVPSEINLKIGSVAQRYITGKKKKIDMRGPVFTSVKAEFF